The sequence CTCACCGGGCGTCGCGGCACCATCATCCTCGTCACGCGATCCGCCCGGAAGCCCATCTCCGGTGCACCGGGCGCTTAGGACGCGCAGGTTGTGCGGGCCAGCGGGCCAATGTTGGGGGGTTGCGGAACGAACGAGGAGCCGCACCGCTACCGCTCGATGGGGAACCAAACTGCCATCGCGCTGGCTGGTGCGGAGCCTCGTAGCAGGCGCCGGCGCAGCACCAGCGCCCCAGCTCCGGTGCCACACAACGCCGCAGAACGGCGAGGAGGGAGGACGCGTGCGGCTGCTCCGATCGAGGCAGCGTCCGCCGCGCCCCGGCTAGTAGCGTGTGGCGACACCACCGGAATCGGCGGGTGGAGGCTGTCGCCGGCAACCTCGCCTAAGCGTGGTGTACGGCATCGTCCCACGCCTTGGGTCGCCTCGAACGAGGTAGCCACGACCATGAGGCCGCGGCGGGCACGGCACAACGCAAGCGTGAACACGAACTGCAGGGAGGACTGAGACTGTGGAAAACGAACGCAGCGAGCGCAGACCAACGTCGTCGGAAGTGCGCCAACGCATCGGACCGGCTATTCGCCGGCTACGCCAGCAACAAGGGCTGTCACTCTCCGATCTTGCCGAGCGCACCGGCATCTCGGTGTCGTATCTCTCGCGCCTAGAGAAGGGCCGCAGCGTCCCGTCCTTCACGCTCCTCTCCCGGCTCGGCAACGAGCTTGGCGTCGACATCGGCTTCTTCGTTGAGACCGAGCGGGAAGCCCAGGACGTGGACCGCGCGCTCGAGGAGGAGCTCAGCAAGACCTCCATCCCAGAGGACGTCTGGCCCGAGATCTTCTCGCTGAGCATCGAAGCCCGGAAGGCGCTCCTCGACTACTTCGAAGCGCACGCCCGCGCCGGGAGCTGATAAGGACAGCGTGTCTCGACCGGGGTGTGCCCGCCGGCACGGCCCGGTCGAACCCCAATCGCGCACGATCGCACCGAGGACGCGCCTGGCGTGCTCGGTGCGTTGGTATGCGCCAGCGTCACCAGGCGTCATCGTCAGGATGGAAATCTCATGAGCGACACGCACGAGCGCTATATGCGCCTGGCCCTGGAGGAAGCGGCCAAGGCCAAGGCGGCCGGCAACGGCGCCTACGGCGCGGTGGTCGTCCGCGACGGGCAGGTGATCGCCACCGGGCGCAATGAAGCCACCACCACGAGCGACCCCACCGCTCATGCCGAAACGATCGCCGTGCGCAACGCCGGCATGGCGCTGGGCACGCTCGACCTGTCAGGCTGCACCCTCTACGCAACCTTCCAGCCATGCCCGATGTGCTGTGGGTCGATCCTGGTGAGCGGGATCAGCACGGTGGTCATCGGCGCGGTGCCAGACGACCCTGCCCAGACCCGCTGGCCCACCTACTCGGTCGATCGGCTGGTCGAGTGGCTCGGCTACCAGGACCGCGTCACCGTCATCACCGGCGTCCTCGCCGACGAGTGCCGGGCAATCCTCCAGCCATAACCCCGGCGCCGCCGGCACCGCCACCCGAGGGCGATCCGGAGGTCTGGAGACGACGACCCGGCAAGAACGATCTACGGCGGTGGCACGTGCCCGGGGGTAAACACCGGGCCCAGACCACGGCGCGGGGATCCTTTCGCCCCCGTCGGCGGGCATCGCCGTCTTGCCGCGGCGCGTCGGCTGCGGGCCCAGCCGCTAGTTCCCGGGCACGCTGGCCGGGACGACCGCGGACAGGGCCTCGCGCAGGTCGTCCATCAGGTCATCCACGTGCTCGATCCCGACCGAGAGCCGGATCAGGTTCGGCGCGATCTCGAAGCCGGAGCCGGCCAGGCTGGCGTGGGTCATCTGACCCGGGTGCTCGATGAGCGATTCGACACCCCCCAGGCTCTCAGCCAGGGTGAAGAGACGCGTGCGGCTGACCACGGTCCGCGCCGCCTCGTAGCCGCCCTGCACCGTGAACGACACCATGCCGCCGAAGCCACGCGGCATCTGCCGCCGCGCCACCAGGTGACCCGGGTGGTCCGGCAGGCCGGGGTAGAAGACCTGCTCAACCGCCGGGTGCTCGCGCAGCATCGCGGCGATCGCCATGCCGTTCGCGCTGTGCTCGCGCATGCGAACCGAGAGCGTCTTAATCCCGCGCAGCACCAGCCAGCAGTCGAACGGGCCGGGCACCGCGCCCGCCGCGTTCTGGTGGAACTTCAGCGTTTCGTAGATCTCGGGGTCGTTCCCCAGCACCGCGCCGCCGATCACGTCGCTGTGCCCGCCCAGGTACTTGGTGGTGCTGTGGAGCACCAGGTCGGCGCCCAGCGTCAGCGGCTGCTGCAGGTACGGCGAGGCGAAGGTGTTGTCGACCACCAGCCAGATGGACCGGTCCCCGATGACCTCCCGAATCCCGGCGATGTCGACGATCTTGAGGTACGGGTTGGTCGGCGTCTCGACCCAGATCATGCGCGTGTTCGGCTGGATGGCGCCCGCCACCGCGTCCAGATCGGTCAGATCGACCATCGAGAACGTGATGCCGTAGCGGGAGGCGACCCGCGCCGCCAGGCGGTAGGTGCCGCCATAGGCGTCGTCGGACAGGATCAAGTGGTCGCCGGGGTTGAGCAGGTACCAGGTGTTCTGGGTCGCCGCCAGGCCGGAGGCGTAGCACAGTCCCCAATCGGCCTGCTCCAGCGCGGCCAGCGCCGTCTGCAGCGCGCTGCGGGTCGGATTGTCGGTGCGGCCGTACTCGAACCCTTTGTGCTTGCCGACCTCCTCCTGGGCAAAGGTGGAGGTCTGGTAAATCGGCACGATCACCGCCCCGGTCGCCGGGTCCGGGTCCTGCCCCGCGTGGATGGCGAGGGTCTCGAACCGCAGGGTCGTCTCATCCTGCGCCATATGCATCCGAATCCTTTCGCGTGGTGCGGGGACGCCCCCGCACCCGTTGTATGCGTAATCCGTTCACTCTCCTCTCCCACAAACCCGCCCTGAGCGGCGCTGAAGGGTTGGGAGAGGCACGGGGGCGAGGGCAGTTCCCCTTACCCGCCGTTCTTCTGGTGCGCCACGAAGTCCAGCAGGTCGGCGCGGGTGATGATACCGACCAGCACCCCCTCCTCCTGCACCAGGACCGCCGGAGAACCGGCAGCCAGGAGCGGGAAGACGCGCTCGACCTCTTCCTTGACGTCCACCAGCGCGAAGGGCGGGTCCATCACCGTGCTAACCGGCTCGCGGATCGCCTCCGGGCGGCGGAAGACCTGGTCGAGCAGTGTTCGCTCTTGCAAGCTGCCGACCACACTGTGGACCTCGATCCGGCCGTCTCCGGTGCCGCCGGCCCGCACCACCGGCATCTGCGAGATGCGGTAGCGCCGCAGCAGGTCGATCGCCTCCTCAACCGTCTGGTCGACCGTCGCGGCGACCACGGCGGGGATCTCCGCATCTGCCTCACGCGCCAGCAAGGCCGCCACCCGCGACCCGTGTGCGAAGCGCGAGAGGAAGCCGTTCTCCCGCATCCAGTCGTCGTTGTAGACCTTCGAGAGGTAGCCCCGCCCGCTGTCGGGCAAGAGCACGACCACCAGCGACTCCGGGTCGTCCAGCCGAGCGGCGACCTGCAGCGCCGCCCAGACGGCCGTGCCCCCCGAGCCGCCGACCAGCAGGCCCTCCTCGCGCGTGACCCGGCGGGCGGTGAGGAACGAGTCCCGGTCGCTGACCTGGATGAACTCGTCGACGACCGCGCGGTCGAACGTGCCCGGCCAGAAATCCTCCCCGATACCCTCGACCTTGTAGGGCCGGATGTTGTCCGGGTCGGTGTAGATCGATCCCTCGGGATCGGCGCCGATGACCTTGATGTTCGGGTTCTGCTCCTTCAGGTAGCGGCCGACACCGCTGATGGTCCCGCCGGTGCCGACACCGGCCACGAAGTGGGTGACCTTGCCCTCAGTCTGCCGCCAGATCTCCGGTCCGGTCGTCTCATAGTGGGCACGGGGGTTGATCGGGTTGAAATACTGGTTGGGCTGGAATGCGCCGGGGATCTCGCGCGTCAGCCGGTCGGCCACGCTGTAGTAACTCTCGGGCGACTCGCGCGGCACGGCGGTCGGCGTGGTGACCACCTCGGCACCGTAGGCGCGCAGCAGCGCAACCTTCTCCTGCGACACCTTGTCCGGCATGACGAACACACAGCGGTAGCCCCGCACGGCGGCCGCCATCGCCAGGCCAACGCCCGTGTTGCCGCTGGTCGGTTCGACGATCGTACCGCCCGGCTTGAGCCAGCCCCGCCGCTCAGCCTCTTCAATCATGCGGAAGCCGATGCGGTCCTTGACGCTCCCGCCGGGATTGACGAACTCAACCTTGGCCACTACGGGGGTGGTGATCCCCTGCGTCACCCGGTTCAACCGGACCAGTGGCGTTTCACCGATGAGCGAGAGGACGTTTGGGTGAATCATCGTCGTTCGGCCCGAGCGGGCCACTCCCCCTTTCCGCACGACGGCTCGCCCACCGGCGTCCTGCCGCGAGGAAGCATCGCCTGGCGGGGTGAAGCCCCGCAGCGGCGATTCTAGCACGGGCGAACCGCCCACCCGGCTCCCCGGGAGCGCCGGCCTCGTGCCCGCTCCCGCGCTGTCTAGCTGTCTAAGAGAAGCGCAGGCGTCCTCGCCGCGAGAGCGGCCCTCACCCCCGACTCCTCTCCCAACGTTGGGAGACGGGTCGGGCAAGACGCCCGCGCTCACGATCCGGATCAGGACGCGCTGCCGTCCCCCTGGCCGCCCTTGATCTCTGCCCGCATGCGACGCCAGGCGGCGCGTGCTTCCTCGACAGAGGCTTCGTCCTCGATCGTCGAGACGTCGCCCGGGTCCTGATCCGCGATGACCGCTCGGAAGACGCGGCGCATGATCTTGCCACTGCGCGTCTTCGGCAGCATGCTGACGAAATTCAGCTCGCCGATGACCGCTACCGGCCCCAGCTCCTGGCGCACGGTGCCGAGCAGTTCGCTCTTGAGCAGCTCCGTCGGCTGCCAGCCCGGCTTGAGCGCGATAAAGGCCGAGATGACCTCACCGCGGACCGGATCCGGCCGCCCGGTCACGCCCGCCTCGGCGACGGCCGGGTGGCGCAGGAAGGCGCTCTCTACCTCCGCCGTGCCAATGCGGTGCCCGGCAATCTTGATGATCTCGTCGGCCCGGCCGGAGAACCAGACGTAGCCGTCCTCGTCGATCGCACCCGAGTCGCCGGTATAGTAGACCCCGGGGATGCGCCGCCAGTACTCATTAGCGTAGCGCTCCGGGTCGCCCCAGATCGTCGGCGTCAGTCCCGGGAACGGCCGCTCGATGACCACGATCCCCGGCTCGTCCGGCCCGCACCGCTCCCCCTCCGGCGTCATCACTGCGAGCGCGAAGCCGGGCAGCGGCACGCCGGCCGAGCCGGGCTTGATCGGCAGCATGCCGAGCCCATAGGGGTTGCCGACCACCGGCCCACCCGTCTCGGTCTGCCACCAGTGATCCAGCACCGGAACGCGGTCCTGGAAGACCTCCTTCTGCAGCCATTCCCAGGCGGGCGGGTTGAGCAGCTCCCCGGCGCAGAAGACCCGCTCGACCGACGATAGATCATGCGCCCGCGCCGGCTCGGTGCCATAGCGCATCAGCATCCGGGCCGCGGTCGGGGAGGTGAAAATGCCGGTGACCCGGTTCTCCTCGATGATCCGGTAGACGGTCTCCGGGCCGGGGTGGTCCAGGGCACCCTCGTAGGCGATGGTGGTGCACCCCACCAGGAGCGGCGCGTAGACGATGAAGCTGTGACCGACCACCCAGCCGATGTCGGAAGTAGACCACCAGATGTCGGTCGGCTTCATCCCAAAGCACCAGTCGGCGGTGCTGCGGATGCCGACCTGATAGGTCCCGTGGCTGTGCACCGCGAGCTTCGGGCTGGCGGTGGTCCCCGACGTGGCCAGGATGTACGCCGGCTCGTTCGCCTCCATCACCTCGTGCTCGGCGCTCTGCCCGGCTCCCAGGGCCAGGAATTCGTCCCAGTCGAGGTCGCGCCCGGGCTGCATGGCGGAGTCGTCCGTCCGCCGCAGCACCACCACGCGCTCGACCTGCCCATCGAGCGTGTCGAGCGCAGCGTCCACGATCGGCTTCAACGGGACGGTGCGCCCCTTGCGCCAGGTCGCGTCGGCGGCCAGGAGAACCCGTGCCCCGGCGAGCTGCAGCCGCTGGGCCAGCGCCCCGCTGCCGAACCCGGCGAAGACGACCAAATGGATCGCGCCGATGCGCGCGGTGGCGAGCATCGCGATGATCGCCTCGGCGCAGGTGGGCATGTAGATCCCGACCCGGTCGCCGCGGCGCACCCCCAGCCCGCGCAGGGCGGCCGCCACACGCTCAACCTCGTGCAGCAACTGCGCGTAGGTCAGGACACGCCGCTCGCCGCGTTCGTTCTCGGCGATCAGCGCCGCGTGCCCGCCCCAGCCGCGCCGGACATGGTAGTCGAGCGCGTTGTAGCACAGGTTCGTCTCTGCACCGAGGAACCAGCGGAAGCCGGGCGGATCCCAGGCGAACACCTGATCCCAGGTGCGGAACCAGGGAATCTGCTCAGCCGCGCGCGCCCAGAATCCTTCGTGGTCGTCGGCCGCCTCCTGCTGCCAACGGCGGACGATCGGGTTGACGACTTCCATCGCGCACCTCCCGCGGCCGTCGATCGGGTATGCTCCCGCCCCTCCGGAGCCAGGGGGCCGTCGCACCCCGGCAGTCCCTACAACCGATACCCAGGGTATCGCCAGTATCACCCTAACGGTCCGAGCCGGCAACTCCCACCGGCACGGGGTCACCCGGCGGCGGCGATGGGCTGGCCAGTGGCAGCGGCTGGTCGGCCGTCTGGCGAGGAACCGGTCGCGGGCGCGAGCGGCACGGTCACGGTCACGACGGTACCGCCCGTCTCCCCGCCGTCGATCCGGATCGACCCGTTGTGGCAGTCGACGATCCAGCGGGCGATGGCGAGGCCGAGGCCGGCGCCGGCGGCGCCGTTGGCGCGGGCTGCATCGCCCCGGTAAAAGCGGTCGAAGATGCGCTGGCGCTGCTCGGGCGGGATACCCGGCCCGGTGTCGCGCACGATGATCTCGGCTGCGTCGTCGCGGCGGTGGAGGCTGAGTTCCACTTCGCCACCGGGCGGGGTGTAGGTAAAGGCGTTGTCGAGCAGGATCAGGAGCAACTGCTTGAGCTGGTCGGCGTTCCCGACGACGTCGATCTCGCCCGCATTGTGGACGCGGAATATGTGCTCACCGGCGAGCGGGGCCACCACGCGCGCGGCGTCGGCCACGACCTGATCGAGGTGGATGACCTCCAGGTCGGGCCGCCAGCCGACGTCGGCACGCGCCAGGGTCAGCAGGTTCTCCACCAGCCGACCCATGCGCTCGGCCTCGTCGCGGATGTCGGCCAGGCCGTCGCGCAGGTCCGCGGGATCCCAGCGCTCAGCGTCGATCTGGCGCAGCAGGATCTCGGCGTTGCCGCGCAGCGCCGTGAGGGGCGTGCGCAGCTCGTGGGAGGCGTCGGAGACAAAGCGTCGCTCGGCGGAGAAGGCCTCCTCAAGGCGGTCGAGCATCTCATTGAAGGTCTCGGCCAGTTGCCGCACCTCATCCCGCGTGGGAGGCGGATCGATCCGCCGGCTCAGGTCGCCCTCGTCACCGATGTGCTGAGCCGTGTGGGTGATGCGCGTCAGCGGCCGCAGCGAGCGGCCCGCCAGGACGTAGGCACCGACGGCGGTCGCGACCAGCCCCATCCCGCCACAGACGGCCAGCAGCAGCCGAAGCTTGCTGAGCGTCTGGTACATCGGGGTGAGCGGCTCGGCCACCTGGAGCGTGACGACCGGCTCCTCCGTCGGGTAGGCAACGAGGAGCACGCTGAGGACGCGCACCGGGGCGCCGTGGAAGTGCACTGTGTAGTAGACCGGCTCGCCCCGCAGGTTGCGTTCGAGCACCGACGCGGGCAGCGGGATGTAGTCCTCGAGCTGAGGGGAGTTGAGGTAGAAGCTCCCATCCGGGAGGGTCAACTGCGAGTAGAGGCCGGGGAATGTCACCGGGTCGAGATCGGGCGGCGGGAAGGGGAAACTCGGCCCGTCCGGACCGACCCGGACCGCCCGCGACTGCTCGCGCACCTGGCGCGCGACCCGCGTCCAGGCTTCCGCCAGCCGGGCGTTGACCTCGCTACTGAGCGAACGCTGGAGGGTGAGGTAGACCCCTGCGCCCACCGCCACCAGGAGCACGGCCATCAGCGCGGTCGTCAAGAGCGCTATCCGGAATCGAACCGACATCGATGGCTCCTACGATGATTGCGACCCCGCGCGCTCCTCCGTCGGCAGGCGCAGGGCATAGCCGGCGCCGCGGACGGTCTGAAGCAGGCGCGGCTCACCGCCCGCTTCGAGGTGGCGCCGCAGATTGCTGACGTAGACCTCCAGCACGTTCGACTCGCCGGGGAAATCGTAGCCCCAGACCCGCTCCATGATGACGTCCCGCGTCAGCACCTGGTTCGGGTGCCGCATGAAGAGCAGCAGCAGCTCGTACTCGCGGGTCGTCAGCTCAATGCGGCGATCGCCCCGGTAGGCGAAGCGCGAGGTGGTGTCGAGCGTCAGGTCGGCGAAGCGGTAGACGCCGTCGTCAGCCGGTTCCTCGGCGCGGCGCCGCTCCTGGCGCCGCAGGAGTGCACGGACCCGTGCCAGCAACTCCTCGAACGCGAACGGCTTGATTAGATAGTCGTCGGCTCCGGCATCGAGACCGGCCACCCGGTCGGCCACCTCGTCCCGCGCCGTCAGCATCAGGATCGGCATCCCCTCGCCGGCCGCACGAATTCGGCGGCAGACTTCGAGGCCGTCGATGTCGCCCGGCAGCATGATGTCGAGGATGATGAGGTCCGGCGGGTCGTCGCGCACCGCATCCAGCGCGCGCGCTCCGGTGTCGGCCACCGTGACCCGGTAGCCCTCGAAGACCAGGCCGCGGCGCAGGAACGATGCAATCGCGCGCTCGTCCTCGACGACCAGGATGTGCTGCTCCTGCGCCATTCCGTTCCGCCTCCCTCCATCAGAGGTGCAGCAGCGACCGGAAATGGCTCTCGGCCTCGTACGGCCCCACGATCGCCAGGTTCAGTAGGTCGGGTCGGAAGAGTTCGGTCGCCAACTCCTGGATCTGCTCGGCCGTGACGGCGTCGATCCGCGCCATGACCTCCTCCGGGGTGAGGATCTCGCCGAAGACGGCCTCCTGGCTCCCGACCCAGGCGGCAACGGCGCGGCTGTCCTCCAGCCCCATTACGATCCGACCCCGGCGCAGCTCCTTGGTGCGCTCCAGCTCGTCCGCCGGCACCGGCTCCCGGCGCAACTTGTCGAACTCGCGCAGGATCGCCTCGATGGTCTGCTCGACCCGCGCCGGGTCGGTCCCGGCATAGACGACGCCCTGGCCCACGTCGGCGTACTCGCGGAAGTACCCATAGACCTCGTAGACCAGCCCCAGCCGCTCCCGGATCTCCTGGAACAGGCGCGAGCTCATCCCGGAGCTGAGCACGGCGTCGATCATCTCCTGAACGTAGCGCCGGTCGTCGGTGTAGGGAAGCGCCGGGACGGCGACGCACAGGTGCGCCTGCTCGGTCGGACGGGTGAGCAGCCGCACGCGCGGCTCCTGCTGCCGCACCTCGGCCTGGACGAAGGTATTGACGTCGCTGGCGGGGAGATCGCCGAAGTACTGCTCGGCCAGCTCCACGACCTGCTCGTGGTGGATATCGCCTGCGGCCGCGATGACCAACCGGTCGGGCCGGTACTGGGTGCGCAGGTAGGTGATGAGGTCCTCGCGCGAGATCGCGCTCACGGTGTCGACACTGCCGATGACCGGGCGACCGACCGACTGCCCGTCCCAGACCAGCTCGTCGATGACGTCGTGGATCAGGTCGTCAGGCGTGTCGTGGATCCCGCGGATCTCCTCGATGATGACGAAGCGCTCCTTCTCCAGCTCTTCGGGGTCGAAGGTGGAGTGGCGCAGCATGTCCGCCAGTACGTCGAAGGCCCGCGCCAGGTGCGCGCTCGGGACCTTGACCCAGTAGTTGGTGCTCTCGCGGCTGGTGGCGGCGTTGAGGATGCCGCCGACGCCCTCGATCTCCTGGGTCAACATGATCGGATCGGGGCGACGCTCGGTCCCCTTGAAGACCATGTGCTCCAGGAAGTGCGAGATGCCCGCCTGGTCGTCGGACTCGTAGCGAGAGCCGACGCGGAAGTAGAGAATCAGCGTTGCGGAGCGAACGTGGTCCATCCGGCTGGTAACAACCCGGACGCCGTTCGGTAGAACCGTCTTCTGGTACAACGTTTCCCTCACTCTGAGGATACAGATCCGAAGTGTCGCCGAGGCACGCTCACGCGGTGGTGCCCGCCCCCGTGCCTGGCACGCGGCGCGCCATCTCCACGGCTAGGCGCAGCGCCGCCTCGGCGGTGCGTGCGATGTTGCTGGCGCGATCGCCGTCCCAGCGATGCTCCTCGCAGGCCTCACCCGCAGGTGTCACGCAGGCGATGTAGACCAGGCCGACCGGCTTGGTCGGCGTAGCCCCACCCGGTCCGGCGATGCCCGTCGTCGAGACGCCGATGTCGGCGCCGGTCGTGGCGCGGACGCCGCGGGCCATCGCCAGCGCGCACTCGCGGCTGACCGCTCCGTGCTGCTCGAGCACCTCCCGCGGCACGTGGAGGAGGCGCTCCTTCAGGTCGTTGCTGTAGGACACGATGCCGCCGACGAAGTAGGCCGAACTCCCTGGCACCGTGGTGATCCGGTGGGCGACCAAGCCGCCGGTGCACGACTCGGCGGTCGCGATCGTCAACTCCTGCCGAGTGAGGATGTCTGCAAGCTGTTGTTCCATCGTACGCGCGGCCACCCGGGCCACCCTTCCCCACATCGCGGGACTCGATCACGTCTTTGAAGTATAGCAGGCGGGTCCAGATGACCCAGCGCCCGAGGAGCGCCGGCTACCCGCCAGCCTCCGCGCGGTCGCTCCGAGAGCGACGAGAGGTGGCCGACAGCCGACGCTCCTGATCGCGGCATCAGCCCAACCAGCCGGCCGGCTCGTAGAGGGCGTTGCGCAGGGCCGCCCAGAGGGTTTGGTACTGCTGCCACGGGTCATCCCCGGGCACGAGGAGGGTGACCGGACCGAGGCGCTCGACCCCGGCGACGCGCGCGGCGCGGTCGCACTGCTGCATCGTGAGGAAGTCCACCTCCAGCCGGAGCGGCCGCTCCGGCGCGTAGACCCGTGCCCGGCTCAGATTGCTCAGCGCCCGAGCAGCGGCTTCCCGGATCTCCGGCCCCGTCGCTGCCGGGGGGCGGCAGATCGCGGCGTTGCGCCCACGCGCTTCCTTCACCGCCACCGTCTCGATGTCGTCGCCCAGGAACGCGCGCGCCTCGGCCACGGTCGCGGTGTCACCGGTGACCATGATGACCGGGATGCCGAAGGAGCCGAGGATGGCGGCGTTCAGGCCGGTCTCGCCGTGCGGGCGGCCGTTGATGCGCAGTTCGGCCACCGCCGCCCCGGCGATGGTGTGCGGGTGCACGGCACGCGGCGTCTTCGCCATCGCGTGGTAGCCGATGAACACGGCGGCGTCGAAGCGCTCGCTGTCGGCACCTTCGAGCTGGCAGGCGTCACGCGCCTCCCCGGCGCCGGTCATCAGCCGCGCCGCGGGGTGGAGGTCCTCGATCAGGATGTTGCGCATCGGACCGTGCCCGTCGCTGACGAGGATGTCCGTCGCACCCGCCTGGATCAGCCCCTCGATCGCGGCGTTCGCGTCGCCGGTCATCAGCTTGCGGCCGCGGTCGTACTCCCGCTCGGTCGACATCATCATGTCGCCGTGGACCACACCGGTGATCCCCTCGATGTCGACCGACATGTACACCTTCATTGCCCAACCTCCCCTATCGGACCATCATCGGCGAGAGCGGCTCTCGCACCGGCCCATCTTCCGACGCCAGGGGTGGGGTGACAAGTATCCGGTCGGGGAGTGCTAGGCGATCACCCGGCGGGCTGGCAATCGGCCGACCGGAGCGGCAGGCGGACGGTGAAGGTCGAGCCGCGGTTGGGCTCGCTGTCGACCCAGATGCGACCGCCATGGGACTCGACGATCCCCTTGGCGATGAAGAGGCCCAACCCACTGCCGACCAGGGTGGTCTCGCCGACACGGGAGAACGGCTGGAACAGCCGCGTCTGCTGATCGTCGGACAGGCCGGGGCCCTGATCGCTGATGGTGAGGATCGCCGACCCTGCCTCCTCGCGGAGGGAGGCGCGCACCTCACCGCCGTCGGGGGAGTACTTGACGGCGTTGTCGATGAGGTTGGCGACGACCTGCGCGATCCGCTCGCGATCCCAGCAGCCGGTCAGTTGCTCCGGGGCATCGAGGTGCAACCGGTGCTGCCCCCCGCTAACAAGTTGGGCCTCGACCACCTCGCGGACGACCGCAACCAGATCGACCGGGGCCGGCTGGAGCTTGAACTCGCCGACCCCGAGGCGGGCGGCGTCGTGGAGGTCCGTGGTGATCCGGCGCGTGCGC is a genomic window of Sphaerobacter thermophilus DSM 20745 containing:
- a CDS encoding M16 family metallopeptidase, with translation MYQKTVLPNGVRVVTSRMDHVRSATLILYFRVGSRYESDDQAGISHFLEHMVFKGTERRPDPIMLTQEIEGVGGILNAATSRESTNYWVKVPSAHLARAFDVLADMLRHSTFDPEELEKERFVIIEEIRGIHDTPDDLIHDVIDELVWDGQSVGRPVIGSVDTVSAISREDLITYLRTQYRPDRLVIAAAGDIHHEQVVELAEQYFGDLPASDVNTFVQAEVRQQEPRVRLLTRPTEQAHLCVAVPALPYTDDRRYVQEMIDAVLSSGMSSRLFQEIRERLGLVYEVYGYFREYADVGQGVVYAGTDPARVEQTIEAILREFDKLRREPVPADELERTKELRRGRIVMGLEDSRAVAAWVGSQEAVFGEILTPEEVMARIDAVTAEQIQELATELFRPDLLNLAIVGPYEAESHFRSLLHL
- a CDS encoding ATP-binding protein, producing MSVRFRIALLTTALMAVLLVAVGAGVYLTLQRSLSSEVNARLAEAWTRVARQVREQSRAVRVGPDGPSFPFPPPDLDPVTFPGLYSQLTLPDGSFYLNSPQLEDYIPLPASVLERNLRGEPVYYTVHFHGAPVRVLSVLLVAYPTEEPVVTLQVAEPLTPMYQTLSKLRLLLAVCGGMGLVATAVGAYVLAGRSLRPLTRITHTAQHIGDEGDLSRRIDPPPTRDEVRQLAETFNEMLDRLEEAFSAERRFVSDASHELRTPLTALRGNAEILLRQIDAERWDPADLRDGLADIRDEAERMGRLVENLLTLARADVGWRPDLEVIHLDQVVADAARVVAPLAGEHIFRVHNAGEIDVVGNADQLKQLLLILLDNAFTYTPPGGEVELSLHRRDDAAEIIVRDTGPGIPPEQRQRIFDRFYRGDAARANGAAGAGLGLAIARWIVDCHNGSIRIDGGETGGTVVTVTVPLAPATGSSPDGRPAAATGQPIAAAG
- a CDS encoding nucleoside deaminase is translated as MSDTHERYMRLALEEAAKAKAAGNGAYGAVVVRDGQVIATGRNEATTTSDPTAHAETIAVRNAGMALGTLDLSGCTLYATFQPCPMCCGSILVSGISTVVIGAVPDDPAQTRWPTYSVDRLVEWLGYQDRVTVITGVLADECRAILQP
- a CDS encoding cystathionine beta-synthase encodes the protein MIHPNVLSLIGETPLVRLNRVTQGITTPVVAKVEFVNPGGSVKDRIGFRMIEEAERRGWLKPGGTIVEPTSGNTGVGLAMAAAVRGYRCVFVMPDKVSQEKVALLRAYGAEVVTTPTAVPRESPESYYSVADRLTREIPGAFQPNQYFNPINPRAHYETTGPEIWRQTEGKVTHFVAGVGTGGTISGVGRYLKEQNPNIKVIGADPEGSIYTDPDNIRPYKVEGIGEDFWPGTFDRAVVDEFIQVSDRDSFLTARRVTREEGLLVGGSGGTAVWAALQVAARLDDPESLVVVLLPDSGRGYLSKVYNDDWMRENGFLSRFAHGSRVAALLAREADAEIPAVVAATVDQTVEEAIDLLRRYRISQMPVVRAGGTGDGRIEVHSVVGSLQERTLLDQVFRRPEAIREPVSTVMDPPFALVDVKEEVERVFPLLAAGSPAVLVQEEGVLVGIITRADLLDFVAHQKNGG
- a CDS encoding response regulator transcription factor; amino-acid sequence: MAQEQHILVVEDERAIASFLRRGLVFEGYRVTVADTGARALDAVRDDPPDLIILDIMLPGDIDGLEVCRRIRAAGEGMPILMLTARDEVADRVAGLDAGADDYLIKPFAFEELLARVRALLRRQERRRAEEPADDGVYRFADLTLDTTSRFAYRGDRRIELTTREYELLLLFMRHPNQVLTRDVIMERVWGYDFPGESNVLEVYVSNLRRHLEAGGEPRLLQTVRGAGYALRLPTEERAGSQSS
- a CDS encoding helix-turn-helix domain-containing protein; this encodes MENERSERRPTSSEVRQRIGPAIRRLRQQQGLSLSDLAERTGISVSYLSRLEKGRSVPSFTLLSRLGNELGVDIGFFVETEREAQDVDRALEEELSKTSIPEDVWPEIFSLSIEARKALLDYFEAHARAGS
- a CDS encoding acetate--CoA ligase, producing the protein MEVVNPIVRRWQQEAADDHEGFWARAAEQIPWFRTWDQVFAWDPPGFRWFLGAETNLCYNALDYHVRRGWGGHAALIAENERGERRVLTYAQLLHEVERVAAALRGLGVRRGDRVGIYMPTCAEAIIAMLATARIGAIHLVVFAGFGSGALAQRLQLAGARVLLAADATWRKGRTVPLKPIVDAALDTLDGQVERVVVLRRTDDSAMQPGRDLDWDEFLALGAGQSAEHEVMEANEPAYILATSGTTASPKLAVHSHGTYQVGIRSTADWCFGMKPTDIWWSTSDIGWVVGHSFIVYAPLLVGCTTIAYEGALDHPGPETVYRIIEENRVTGIFTSPTAARMLMRYGTEPARAHDLSSVERVFCAGELLNPPAWEWLQKEVFQDRVPVLDHWWQTETGGPVVGNPYGLGMLPIKPGSAGVPLPGFALAVMTPEGERCGPDEPGIVVIERPFPGLTPTIWGDPERYANEYWRRIPGVYYTGDSGAIDEDGYVWFSGRADEIIKIAGHRIGTAEVESAFLRHPAVAEAGVTGRPDPVRGEVISAFIALKPGWQPTELLKSELLGTVRQELGPVAVIGELNFVSMLPKTRSGKIMRRVFRAVIADQDPGDVSTIEDEASVEEARAAWRRMRAEIKGGQGDGSAS
- a CDS encoding cystathionine gamma-synthase: MAQDETTLRFETLAIHAGQDPDPATGAVIVPIYQTSTFAQEEVGKHKGFEYGRTDNPTRSALQTALAALEQADWGLCYASGLAATQNTWYLLNPGDHLILSDDAYGGTYRLAARVASRYGITFSMVDLTDLDAVAGAIQPNTRMIWVETPTNPYLKIVDIAGIREVIGDRSIWLVVDNTFASPYLQQPLTLGADLVLHSTTKYLGGHSDVIGGAVLGNDPEIYETLKFHQNAAGAVPGPFDCWLVLRGIKTLSVRMREHSANGMAIAAMLREHPAVEQVFYPGLPDHPGHLVARRQMPRGFGGMVSFTVQGGYEAARTVVSRTRLFTLAESLGGVESLIEHPGQMTHASLAGSGFEIAPNLIRLSVGIEHVDDLMDDLREALSAVVPASVPGN